One Methylosarcina fibrata AML-C10 DNA segment encodes these proteins:
- the pip gene encoding prolyl aminopeptidase codes for MKTLYPELDPYDTFFLETGSRHSVYVEQSGNADGIPVIFLHGGPCSGTKPDHRRYFNPERYRIVLFDQRGCGQSRPFGDIENNTTQDLIDDMERIRARLHIDRWLVFGGSWGAALGLLYAQQHPGNVLGLILRGVFLARQCDMDWFLLNGAGRIYPEQWQRLYESIPVPDRGNLLQGLCKAISGDDEVARRRVAREWTTWGSQVALGNLFHPEQEEHVTEKMVRQAAMELHYAGHRYFIGENQILDRCERLLDIPSVIIHGRHDLVCPMEAAMKLHQALPNADYVILPEAGHIAQGADMIDALVAATDRFALRAKPCK; via the coding sequence ATGAAAACCCTTTATCCTGAACTCGATCCCTACGACACTTTTTTTCTCGAAACCGGCAGCCGACATTCGGTTTATGTCGAACAAAGCGGCAATGCCGACGGCATTCCGGTGATTTTTCTGCACGGCGGCCCTTGCTCGGGCACCAAGCCGGATCACCGGCGCTATTTCAATCCCGAACGGTATCGCATCGTTCTTTTCGATCAGCGCGGCTGCGGCCAGTCCAGGCCATTCGGCGACATCGAAAACAACACGACCCAAGATTTGATCGACGACATGGAACGAATTCGGGCCCGGTTGCACATCGATCGATGGCTGGTTTTCGGCGGCTCGTGGGGAGCGGCGCTGGGACTTTTGTACGCCCAGCAACATCCGGGCAACGTTCTCGGCCTGATCCTGCGCGGCGTTTTTCTGGCGCGGCAATGCGACATGGACTGGTTTCTCTTGAACGGAGCCGGCCGTATTTATCCCGAACAGTGGCAGCGCCTCTACGAAAGTATTCCGGTTCCGGATCGAGGCAATCTTCTGCAGGGATTGTGTAAAGCCATCTCGGGCGACGACGAAGTGGCCCGGCGCCGGGTCGCTCGGGAATGGACAACCTGGGGCAGCCAGGTCGCCTTGGGCAATCTCTTTCATCCGGAACAGGAGGAACACGTGACCGAAAAAATGGTCCGGCAGGCGGCCATGGAACTGCACTATGCCGGCCATCGCTATTTTATCGGGGAGAACCAGATTCTTGACCGCTGCGAGCGGCTGCTCGACATTCCCTCTGTGATCATTCACGGCCGCCACGACCTGGTTTGTCCGATGGAAGCCGCGATGAAACTGCATCAGGCGTTGCCGAACGCCGACTACGTGATCCTGCCCGAGGCCGGCCATATCGCCCAGGGAGCCGACATGATCGACGCCCTGGTTGCCGCAACCGACCGGTTCGCACTTCGGGCCAAGCCTTGCAAATAG
- a CDS encoding UbiX family flavin prenyltransferase — protein MTKKKRLIIALTGATGAVYGVRMLQVLQPQEEWESHLVISDAGVVNLKHEMNMKRAELSRLADVTHGIGDIAATISSGGFKTEGMIVAPCSMKTLSAIAHGFGDNLISRAADVVLKERRRLVLMPRETPLNLAHIRNMAAVTEMGGIVYPPMPAFYSKTDSLSAMVDETVGRVLELFGVNVDGLYTPWHGL, from the coding sequence ATGACCAAGAAAAAACGATTGATCATCGCCCTGACCGGCGCAACCGGCGCAGTGTATGGCGTCCGCATGCTCCAGGTGCTGCAGCCGCAGGAAGAATGGGAAAGCCATCTGGTGATCTCCGACGCCGGCGTCGTCAATTTAAAGCACGAAATGAACATGAAGCGCGCCGAATTGTCCCGCCTGGCCGACGTCACACACGGCATCGGCGACATCGCCGCGACGATCTCCAGCGGCGGCTTTAAAACGGAAGGCATGATCGTGGCGCCTTGTTCGATGAAAACGCTCTCGGCGATCGCGCACGGTTTCGGCGACAACCTGATTTCCAGGGCGGCCGACGTGGTCCTGAAAGAGCGGCGCCGCCTGGTGCTGATGCCCAGAGAAACGCCGCTGAACCTGGCGCACATCCGGAACATGGCCGCCGTCACCGAAATGGGCGGCATCGTTTATCCGCCCATGCCCGCTTTTTACAGCAAAACCGACTCGCTTTCGGCCATGGTCGATGAAACCGTAGGCCGGGTTCTGGAATTATTCGGCGTCAACGTCGACGGCCTGTATACGCCATGGCACGGCTTGTAG
- a CDS encoding tetratricopeptide repeat protein: MKMQPKPPKQPNPADLQDLHRLFQSGRLPEAETWAQTLLGEFPRAIPLYNLLGLCQQGQGKLREAAASFRKLLAIDPGIAEIHFNLGAILTQLGEAKTAIASFRKAVQLKPGLTVAHFNLGSLIQAQGFLKEAAQHYRQALALQPDFLEALGNLGTVLQQQGKLEEAEQCYRNALTIQADARGHFNLGTVLYGLGRHQEALPEFRKAVDLEPQFADAWNSLGETLRDRGEMEEAVRCYERALAAQPEHGRAQYNLGETLCLAGRLQEAIPHFEASDFADSKERALQCLYKTGQFELFSQRFEQRAAQTRHHSVLLGALSTHYATNFGRQNAYRFCKEPMNYVLLTRIDELAASGSPLLQSLLQDIRHLAIAERKQGRLYYGMQSAGNLLLRSESSFQQLAALIRRKVAEYRQHFAGSREEIIKAFPRRIEFASSWYLRMNQGGYLTSHIHEEGWISGCVYLKLPEKHEGHEGSFECGTDGDDYPRLHDRFPTRIIDQQVGDLVLFPSSLFHRTIPFHSDEERICVAFDVQPAVSPALTVR; the protein is encoded by the coding sequence ATGAAAATGCAGCCGAAGCCTCCAAAGCAGCCCAATCCTGCCGACTTGCAGGACTTGCATCGGCTCTTCCAGAGCGGCCGCCTGCCTGAAGCCGAGACCTGGGCGCAAACGTTGCTCGGTGAATTTCCCAGGGCGATCCCTTTGTATAATTTGCTCGGCCTGTGCCAGCAAGGCCAGGGCAAATTGCGGGAAGCGGCGGCCAGTTTCCGCAAATTGCTGGCGATCGACCCCGGTATTGCCGAAATTCATTTCAATCTCGGCGCGATTCTGACTCAGTTGGGCGAGGCCAAGACGGCCATAGCCAGTTTCCGGAAAGCCGTGCAGCTCAAGCCCGGCCTGACCGTGGCTCATTTCAACCTGGGTTCTTTGATACAGGCACAGGGTTTTCTTAAGGAAGCCGCGCAACATTACCGGCAAGCTCTGGCATTGCAACCCGATTTCCTCGAAGCGCTCGGCAATCTCGGCACCGTTCTGCAGCAGCAGGGAAAACTGGAAGAAGCCGAGCAATGCTACCGCAACGCTTTAACGATTCAGGCCGATGCGCGCGGCCATTTCAATCTCGGCACGGTATTGTACGGATTGGGGCGGCATCAGGAAGCGCTTCCGGAGTTTCGAAAAGCGGTCGATCTGGAGCCGCAATTTGCCGATGCCTGGAATTCTCTGGGAGAAACCCTGCGCGACCGCGGCGAGATGGAGGAAGCGGTGCGTTGTTACGAGCGTGCGCTGGCGGCACAGCCGGAACACGGCCGGGCTCAATACAATCTGGGCGAGACGCTTTGTCTTGCCGGCCGGTTGCAGGAAGCGATCCCTCATTTTGAAGCGTCGGATTTTGCCGACAGCAAGGAGCGGGCGCTGCAATGCCTTTACAAAACCGGGCAATTCGAGCTGTTCAGTCAGCGCTTCGAGCAGAGAGCGGCCCAAACCCGGCATCATTCGGTGCTGCTCGGCGCTTTGTCCACCCACTACGCGACCAATTTCGGCCGGCAGAATGCCTACCGTTTTTGCAAGGAGCCGATGAACTATGTGCTCCTTACCCGGATCGACGAGCTGGCCGCGTCCGGAAGCCCGCTGCTGCAATCGCTGCTCCAGGATATCCGGCATCTGGCGATTGCTGAAAGAAAGCAGGGACGCCTCTATTATGGCATGCAGTCGGCCGGCAATTTATTGCTGCGTTCCGAGTCGTCGTTCCAACAACTGGCGGCGCTGATTCGCCGGAAAGTCGCCGAATACCGGCAGCATTTTGCCGGCAGCCGCGAAGAAATCATCAAGGCGTTTCCACGCCGGATCGAGTTTGCCAGTTCCTGGTACCTTCGGATGAATCAAGGCGGCTATCTGACTTCGCATATTCACGAGGAAGGCTGGATCAGCGGCTGCGTGTATTTGAAATTGCCGGAGAAGCACGAAGGGCATGAAGGCAGCTTCGAATGCGGCACCGACGGCGACGATTATCCCAGGCTGCATGACCGGTTTCCGACCCGGATTATCGATCAGCAGGTCGGCGATCTGGTGCTGTTCCCTTCTTCGCTGTTTCATCGCACGATACCGTTTCATTCCGACGAAGAGCGCATCTGCGTGGCGTTTGACGTGCAGCCTGCGGTTTCTCCGGCGTTAACCGTCCGCTAG
- a CDS encoding DUF6763 family protein, producing MATVADPIVGSWYKDLENNLTFKVINIEDSDDSIEVQYLDGDIGEYDHESWYNSTFDYIEDPDDWSAPFDELESDDLGYSDPDEHRPNPEDLDIDDYLD from the coding sequence ATGGCAACAGTAGCAGATCCGATTGTCGGCAGTTGGTACAAAGATCTGGAAAACAACCTGACCTTTAAAGTGATCAACATCGAAGACAGCGACGATTCCATCGAGGTGCAGTATCTTGATGGAGACATCGGCGAATACGACCACGAAAGCTGGTATAACTCGACTTTTGATTACATCGAGGATCCGGACGACTGGAGCGCGCCTTTTGATGAGCTGGAGAGTGACGACCTGGGTTATTCCGATCCCGACGAACACAGGCCCAACCCCGAAGACCTGGACATAGACGATTATCTGGATTGA
- the pqqE gene encoding pyrroloquinoline quinone biosynthesis protein PqqE — protein sequence MAGSNNRNITPPRWLLAELTYACPLQCPYCSNPIDYSKYPSELTTEDWKRVLSQARKMGAVQLGFSGGEPLTRKDLVELVEHARQLGYYTNLITSGYGMTEEKIVRLKEAGLDHIQVSIQASTQELNDHLAGTESFLHKQEIARLVKKHGYPMVLCVVIHRENIHQMPDILAMAEQLGADYLELANTQYYGWAHANRDLLMPTREQFEQAEAIAQAFKEKVAGRMKIYYVVPDYYEDRPKACMNGWGTTFLTIAPDGVALPCHSARELPGLDCPNVREHSIEQIWNESKAFNFFRGDDWMKEPCRSCDEKEKDHGGCRCQAYLLAGDMYAADPVCSKSPHHHLIEAAIDAARASALSGSEKPLIFRNSKNSRSMS from the coding sequence ATGGCTGGATCCAACAATAGAAACATAACACCGCCGCGGTGGCTGCTGGCGGAACTGACCTATGCCTGCCCTCTGCAGTGCCCGTATTGCTCTAATCCGATCGACTACAGCAAATATCCTTCCGAACTGACCACGGAAGACTGGAAGCGCGTGCTGTCACAGGCGCGCAAAATGGGCGCGGTGCAGCTCGGTTTTTCCGGAGGCGAGCCTTTGACCCGCAAGGATCTGGTCGAGCTGGTCGAACATGCCCGGCAGCTTGGCTATTATACTAATCTGATTACGTCGGGTTACGGCATGACCGAGGAAAAAATCGTCCGGCTCAAGGAAGCCGGCCTCGATCATATCCAGGTCAGCATCCAGGCCAGCACCCAGGAACTGAACGACCACCTCGCCGGTACCGAGTCGTTCCTGCATAAGCAGGAAATCGCCCGGCTGGTCAAGAAGCACGGTTATCCGATGGTGCTGTGCGTCGTCATCCACCGCGAGAATATCCACCAGATGCCGGATATCCTGGCGATGGCCGAACAGCTCGGCGCCGATTATCTGGAGCTGGCCAATACTCAGTATTACGGCTGGGCGCACGCCAACCGCGATCTGCTGATGCCGACCCGAGAACAGTTCGAACAGGCCGAAGCGATTGCTCAGGCGTTCAAGGAAAAGGTCGCGGGCCGAATGAAAATTTACTACGTCGTTCCCGATTATTACGAAGACCGGCCGAAGGCCTGCATGAACGGCTGGGGCACGACCTTTCTGACCATCGCGCCGGACGGCGTTGCCCTGCCCTGCCATTCGGCACGCGAACTCCCCGGACTCGACTGCCCCAACGTCAGGGAACACAGCATCGAGCAAATCTGGAACGAATCGAAAGCCTTCAATTTCTTTCGCGGAGACGACTGGATGAAGGAGCCGTGCCGAAGCTGCGACGAAAAAGAAAAGGATCACGGCGGCTGCCGCTGCCAGGCTTATCTGCTGGCGGGCGACATGTATGCGGCCGATCCGGTCTGCAGCAAGTCGCCCCATCATCATTTGATCGAAGCGGCGATCGATGCGGCGAGAGCCAGCGCCTTGTCCGGTTCGGAAAAACCGCTGATCTTCCGCAACAGCAAAAACTCACGATCGATGTCCTGA
- a CDS encoding helicase HerA-like domain-containing protein: protein MQEILVGGSPHSQVIMDAALANRHGLISGATGTGKTVTLQILAEGFSRIGVPVFLADIKGDLSGIALPGEKNEKIAERLREIGLDDFQPRGYPAVFWDLFGRSGHPVRTTVSDMGPLLLGNLLELNDTQSGVLYSCFKIADDNGLLLLDLKDLRSMLTWMGENARELQAEYGTIAGASLGAIQRQLLVLEQQGADRFYGEPALKLEDLCRTDFSGNGIVSILDAAELTSKSPRLYAAFLLWLLSELFENLPEIGDADRPKLVLFFDEAHLLFDQAPKALLDKIEQIVRLIRSKGVGVYFISQSPLDIPEDILGQLGLKIQHALRAFTPKDLAVVKSVAGTFRANPGINTEAAIQELKKGEALVSVLNKDGSPMPVQRILIRPPESRLGPMTDAQRQELIARSPYKGQYEQTVDRESAYELLKQKANRAEQHDIEEIEAKIAGQKSSAAGRSRARETPTEALLKSAARSIGSQLGRQLVRGVLGSLLGGRR from the coding sequence ATGCAGGAAATATTAGTCGGTGGCAGCCCTCATAGCCAAGTTATCATGGATGCCGCACTGGCCAATCGACACGGCCTGATTTCAGGGGCAACCGGTACGGGTAAAACGGTCACGCTGCAAATTCTGGCCGAAGGGTTTTCCCGTATCGGAGTGCCGGTTTTTCTGGCCGACATCAAGGGCGACCTGTCCGGTATCGCGTTGCCCGGCGAGAAGAATGAAAAAATCGCCGAGCGTCTCCGCGAAATCGGCCTGGACGATTTCCAGCCGCGCGGTTATCCGGCCGTCTTCTGGGACCTCTTCGGCAGAAGCGGCCATCCGGTGCGCACCACCGTTTCCGACATGGGGCCGCTGTTGCTCGGCAATCTGCTCGAACTCAACGATACCCAAAGCGGCGTACTCTACAGTTGCTTTAAAATCGCCGACGACAACGGCTTGCTGTTGCTCGACCTGAAGGATCTGCGCTCGATGCTGACCTGGATGGGAGAAAACGCCAGGGAATTGCAGGCCGAATACGGCACGATTGCCGGCGCCAGCCTGGGAGCCATTCAACGGCAATTGCTGGTGCTCGAGCAGCAAGGCGCCGATCGTTTCTATGGCGAACCCGCTCTCAAACTGGAGGATTTATGCCGGACCGACTTCTCGGGCAACGGCATCGTCAGTATTCTGGATGCGGCCGAGCTGACGTCGAAATCACCGCGCTTATACGCCGCCTTTCTGCTCTGGCTGCTGAGCGAATTGTTCGAAAATCTTCCGGAAATCGGCGATGCCGACCGGCCGAAGCTGGTGCTGTTTTTCGACGAGGCCCATCTTTTATTCGATCAGGCCCCGAAAGCGCTGCTCGACAAAATCGAACAAATCGTCCGGCTGATCCGGTCGAAAGGCGTCGGCGTATATTTCATCAGCCAAAGTCCGCTCGATATTCCCGAAGATATTCTCGGCCAGCTCGGGCTTAAAATCCAGCATGCCTTGAGGGCCTTTACGCCGAAGGATCTGGCCGTCGTTAAAAGCGTCGCCGGCACTTTCCGCGCCAATCCCGGCATCAATACCGAAGCCGCGATTCAGGAATTGAAAAAGGGCGAGGCCCTGGTTTCGGTGCTGAACAAGGACGGCAGCCCGATGCCGGTGCAACGAATCCTGATCCGTCCGCCCGAATCCCGCCTGGGTCCGATGACCGATGCCCAGCGCCAGGAGCTCATCGCTCGTTCTCCTTACAAAGGGCAATACGAGCAAACGGTGGATCGGGAATCGGCCTATGAATTGCTCAAACAGAAGGCAAACCGGGCCGAGCAGCACGACATCGAAGAAATCGAAGCCAAAATAGCCGGACAAAAGTCTTCCGCCGCCGGCCGCAGCCGTGCGCGGGAAACCCCGACCGAAGCCTTGCTGAAAAGCGCGGCCCGCAGCATCGGCAGCCAGTTGGGCCGGCAACTGGTGCGCGGCGTTCTGGGTTCCCTGTTGGGAGGGCGGCGCTGA
- the metA gene encoding homoserine O-succinyltransferase MetA, with protein sequence MPLVAHTELPTFQRLREEGETILAPDRASHQDIREMHIGLLNIMPDAALEATERQFFRLVGACNQIAQFHVHPFTIDGLPRSDAAKAHIAKYYEPFEKIKEDGLDALIISGANVTRPHLQEEDFWMPLTEVFSWAKENVTSVLCSCLATHALIQYCYGIERTRLPGKRWGVFSHKLTDRTHPLVAEINTRFDVPHSRFNEIFQADMERKGLKVLAVSKEAGVHLAVSSDGFRIVFFQGHPEYDEISLLKEYKREVLRYYRREIEDYPPFPENYFNEEARQIFTVYRDHVVSARRNGRELEPFPENRVLEHIDNTWRDTAKAVFNNWLGKVYQLTNQDRRLPFMEGIDPDNPLGL encoded by the coding sequence ATGCCCCTAGTTGCTCACACCGAGTTGCCTACCTTTCAGAGGCTGCGCGAAGAAGGCGAAACGATCCTGGCGCCCGACCGCGCCAGTCATCAGGACATCCGGGAAATGCACATCGGCCTGCTCAACATCATGCCCGATGCGGCGCTGGAGGCGACGGAAAGACAATTTTTCCGGCTGGTCGGCGCCTGCAACCAGATCGCCCAGTTTCACGTCCATCCCTTCACCATCGACGGCTTGCCCAGGAGCGATGCAGCAAAAGCGCACATCGCGAAATATTACGAGCCTTTTGAAAAAATCAAGGAGGATGGCCTGGACGCCCTGATTATCAGCGGCGCCAACGTAACGCGTCCGCACCTTCAGGAAGAGGATTTCTGGATGCCGCTGACCGAGGTGTTTTCGTGGGCCAAGGAAAACGTGACGTCGGTGCTCTGCTCCTGTCTGGCCACTCACGCCTTGATCCAATACTGTTACGGCATCGAGCGCACCCGCCTGCCGGGCAAGCGCTGGGGCGTGTTTTCGCACAAATTGACCGACCGCACTCATCCTTTGGTCGCCGAAATCAATACGCGCTTCGACGTGCCTCACTCGCGCTTTAACGAGATATTTCAGGCCGACATGGAGCGGAAGGGGCTCAAGGTGCTGGCGGTCAGTAAAGAGGCTGGGGTGCATCTGGCGGTCAGTTCGGACGGATTCCGCATCGTATTTTTTCAGGGGCATCCCGAATACGACGAAATCAGCCTGTTGAAGGAATACAAACGCGAGGTGCTGCGTTATTACCGAAGAGAAATCGAGGATTATCCGCCTTTTCCGGAAAATTATTTTAATGAGGAGGCAAGGCAGATTTTTACCGTCTACCGCGATCACGTCGTTTCGGCAAGACGAAACGGACGGGAACTGGAGCCATTCCCCGAAAACCGGGTGCTCGAACACATCGACAACACTTGGAGAGACACCGCCAAAGCGGTTTTCAACAACTGGCTGGGAAAGGTGTATCAACTGACCAATCAGGATCGCCGTCTGCCTTTTATGGAAGGCATCGATCCCGACAATCCTTTGGGTTTATAA